The following proteins are encoded in a genomic region of Corylus avellana chromosome ca4, CavTom2PMs-1.0:
- the LOC132178945 gene encoding protein FAR1-RELATED SEQUENCE 5-like, with translation MIDMDDDSRLRNVFWADARSRALYEYFGDVITFDTTYLTNRYDMPFAPFVGVNHHGQSILFGAGLLSNEDTDTFVWLFEAWLKCMNYKAPSAIITDQDRAMKNAIEIVFPKTRHRYCLWHIMRKVTEKLSGYEHYDQIKMALNICVYDSPNVDDFEGNWKSLIESYELQNNPWLNTLYSERTFWVPAYMKDTFWAGMTTRQRSESMNSFFDNYVHAQTTLKEFVDQFDNALKKMVEREARSDFDCYNRTSPCVTDFALEKQFQDAYTNAKFKEVQAEFKPRSNVNNCLLKSEGAISTYQVIETDGNRMMNKTFSVFFNTDELEVKCTCALFEVRGIICRHSISVLLTSGVTMLPPRYILDRWRKDINRKHVLIKSSGDVLVNKSNAQRYDEFCKHCEELALLTSKKVKYFMEAMKSVDMLTEKYRALTLVEPNQCDEVIPICDEVLLSNEGTTVQSEKVLTPVKATKKGRPRFLRMVPVIEKVTKKSQGKKSQRRNKQQGKNTVNKQGKKKKVHNLSQDDLNTSQTSLPHTTQGSINVAATMVDPKSELSELISQHKYEEAFVAAFRRCDVSIVYWLCSQVDLQHILTHLNMM, from the exons ATGATAGACATGGATGATGATAGTAGGTTGCGAAATGTGTTTTGGGCTGATGCACGAAGTAGGGCATTGTATGAATATTTTGGGGATGTCATTACATTTGACACCACATACTTGACTAATAGGTATGATATGCCATTTGCTCCCTTTGTAGGAGTCAATCATCATGGTCAATCTATACTTTTTGGGGCAGGATTATTGTCAAACGAAGATACAGAtacatttgtttggttgtttgagGCATGGTTGAAGTGCATGAACTACAAAGCTCCAAGTGCAATTATAACAGATCAGGATAGGGCAATGAAAAATGCAATTGAGATAGTTTTCCCAAAAACACGACATAGATATTGTCTATGGCACATTATGAGAAAAGTCACCGAAAAGCTTTCAGGATATGAGCATTATGATCAAATTAAGATGGCCCTAAATATATGTGTGTATGACTCTCCCAATGTTGATGATTTTGAGGGAAATTGGAAAAGTTTAATTGAGAGTTATGAGCTTCAAAATAACCCATGGTTGAATACATTATATTCTGAGCGGACTTTTTGGGTGCCGGCATATATGAAAGATACGTTTTGGGCGGGAATGACTACAAGGCAGCGGAGTGAAAGCATGAATTCTTTCTTTGATAATTACGTGCATGCACAAACGACTCTAAAGGAATTTGTTGATCAATTTGATAATGCTTTGAAGAAAATGGTTGAGAGGGAGGCACGTTCTGATTTTGATTGTTATAATCGCACGAGTCCTTGTGTAACAGACTTTGCTTTAGAGAAGCAGTTTCAAGATGCTTACACAAATGCAAAATTCAAAGAAGTTCAAGCAGAATTTAAGCCACGTTCGAATGTTAATAATTGTCTTCTAAAAAGTGAAGGTGCAATTTCTACGTATCAAGTGATTGAAACTGATGGAAACCGCATGATGAACAAAACATTTAGTGTTTTCTTCAACACCGATGAATTGGAAGTGAAGTGTACTTGTGCATTATTTGAAGTAAGAGGAATCATATGCAGACATTCCATTTCTGTTCTACTTACGAGTGGGGTTACAATGTTGCCACCTAGATATATTCTTGATAGATGGAGGAAGGATATAAATCGAAAACATGTTTTGATTAAGAGTAGTGGTGACGTGTTGGTTAATAAATCCAATGCCCAGAGGTATGACGAATTTTGCAAGCATTGTGAAGAATTAGCATTGCTCACATCCAAGAAAGTGAAATATTTCATGGAAGCGATGAAAAGTGTTGATATGTTAACGGAGAAATACCGTGCCTTAACGTTGGTTGAGCCCAATCAATGTGATGAAGTCATTCCAATTTGTGATGAGGTACTTTTAAGTAATGAGGGCACTACGGTGCAAAGTGAGAAGGTGCTTACTCCTGTTAAGGCTACAAAGAAAGGGAGACCACGCTTCCTACGAATGGTCCCAGTTATAGAAAAAGTGACCAAAAAGTCACAAGGTAAGAAATCCCAAAGACGAAATAAGCAACAGGGCAAGAACACTGTCAACAAGcaagggaaaaagaagaaggtacaTAACCTATCTCAAGATGACCTCAACACTTCTCAAACTTCATTGCCTCATACAACACAG GGTTCCATCAATGTGGCAGCAACAATGGTTGATCCAAAGTCTGAGTTGTCAGAATTGATTAGCCAACACAAATATGAAGAAGCCTTCGTCGCAGCCTTTCGAAGATGTGATGTGTCTATTGTATACTGGCTATGCTCTCAG gttgatcTACAGCAT ATATTGACGCATCTAAACATGATGTAA
- the LOC132177684 gene encoding LOW QUALITY PROTEIN: pentatricopeptide repeat-containing protein At5g18390, mitochondrial (The sequence of the model RefSeq protein was modified relative to this genomic sequence to represent the inferred CDS: deleted 2 bases in 1 codon) → MLARLLFFFRNRPQLLPLLPSTLKTLTTTTTAATTTTTDDAAPNDAVSTNPKDDYFAAIHHVSNIVRRDFYLERTLNKLRLHVTSELVFRVLRACSSSPTECHRFFNWARTQPNYRPTTVEFEELIQTLARSRKYETMWKLLHQMKSLSLSPSPDTLSFLIEQYGKHGLVDNAVEIFNKCEKSLNCPQTLELYNALLFSLCESKLFNGAYALIRRMVRKGLVPNKRTYAILVNAWCSAGKMREAQEFLAEMSRKGFNPPVRGRDLLIEGLLNAGYLECAKGMVTKMAKQGFVPDVATFNLLTESICKTGEVEFCLNLYNAAWVGGLSPDINTYKILIPAVSKAGRVDEAFRLLNDAVEYGHKPFPSLYAPVMKAMCRNGQFDDAFCFFSDMKAKGHPPNRPVYTMLITMCGRGGRFVEAANYLVEMTELGLAPISRCFDMVTDGLKNCGKHDLAQRIEQLEVNIRGV, encoded by the exons ATGCTCGCCCgactcctcttcttcttcagaAACAGACCCCAACTCCTCCCACTACTCCCCTCAACCCTTAAAACGctaaccaccaccaccaccgccgccaccaccaccaccaccgatGATGCAGCTCCAAACGACGCCGTCTCCACCAACCCCAAAGACGACTACTTCGCGGCCATCCACCACGTGTCAAACATCGTACGGCGCGATTTCTACCTGGAGCGCACCCTCAACAAGCTCCGCCTCCACGTCACCTCCGAGCTCGTCTTCCGCGTGCTCCGCGCTTGCTCGTCGTCGCCCACCGAGTGCCATCGCTTCTTCAACTGGGCCCGGACCCAGCCCAACTACCGGCCCACCACCGTCGAGTTCGAGGAGCTCATCCAAACCCTTGCCCGCTCCCGGAAATACGAGACCATGTGGAAGCTCCTCCACCAGATGAaatccctctccctctccccctcCCCCGATACGCTGTCGTTCCTCATCGAACAGTACGGCAAGCACGGCCTTGTAGACAACGCCGTCGAGATCTTCAACAAGTGTGAGAAATCTCTCAACTGTCCCCAAACCCTCGAGCTCTACAACGCCCTCCTCTTCTCTCTCTGCGAATCCAAGCTCTTCAATGGCGCCTATGCCCTCATCCGCCGCATGGTACGCAAAGGCCTCGTCCCCAACAAGCGCACCTACGCCATTCTCGTGAACGCCTGGTGCTCCGCCGGAAAAATGAGAGAGGCGCAGGAATTTCTTGCCGAAATGAGCCGGAAAGGCTTCAATCCCCCGGTTCGCGGCCGCGATCTCCTTATCGAAGGCCTGTTGAACGCCGGATATCTCGAGTGCGCCAAGGGAATGGTCACGAAAATGGCGAAGCAAGGCTTCGTGCCCGATGTGGCAACCTTCAATTTGCTGACCGAATCGATATGTAAGACCGGCGAGGTCGAATTCTGCTTAAATCTGTACAATGCG GCGTGGGTCGGGGGACTTTCGCCGGACATCAATACCTACAAGATTCTGATACCGGCGGTGTCGAAGGCGGGGAGGGTAGACGAGGCGTTTAGGCTGTTGAACGATGCTGTGGAGTACGGGCATAAGCCGTTTCCGAGCTTGTACGCGCCGGTGATGAAGGCCATGTGTAGGAATGGCCAGTTCGACGATGCATTTTGCTTCTTTAGCGATATGAAGGCAAAGGGGCACCCGCCGAATAGGCCGGTGTATACTATGTTGATAACGATGTGTGGAAGGGGGGGGAGGTTCGTGGAGGCTGCTAATTATTTGGTGGAGATGACGGAGCTGGGTTTGGCGCCGATTTCGCGGTGCTTCGACATGGTTACTGATGGGTTGAAGAATTGTGGGAAGCATGATCTGGCACAGAGGATTGAGCAGTTGGAAGTTAATATCCGAGGCGTTTGA
- the LOC132179018 gene encoding uncharacterized protein LOC132179018, which translates to MASQAQEREMAVEEKGKGSERWSGATTNLTEMASNLESLQKLLLKKAVFVDEETFAKASLSSEQARAIKVLEQRVETLERELDAAITAAARARSEKRQAEAAQKAAELHAQEITRELENTTKVFELHMEELRAKQEEIAKRDKDIKLLEAIIQTLGGKASRSTNG; encoded by the exons ATGGCTTCTCAAGCGCAGGAGAGAGAGATGGCAGTGGAGGAGAAGGGCAAAGGAAGTGAGAGATGGAGCGGAGCCACAACCAATCTGACGGAGATGGCTTCGAATCTGGAGTCACTCCAGAAGCTACTCCTCAAGAAAGCAGTCTTTGTCGACGAAGAGACTTTTGCCAAAGCCTCCCTCAGCTCCGAACAGGCCCGTGCCATCAAG GTTCTTGAGCAAAGGGTAGAGACTTTGGAAAGAGAACTCGATGCTGCCATTACAGCTGCTGCTCGTGCTCGTTCTGAAAAACGACAGGCTGAAGCAGCTCAGAAAGCTGCTGAATTACATGCACAAGAGATCACAAGAGAGCTTGAGAACACCACAA AGGTATTTGAGCTGCATATGGAAGAGTTGCGCGCAAAGCAGGAAGAAATCGCAAAGCGGGATAAGGATATTAAACTCCTGGAAGCGATTATTCAAACACTTGGTGGGAAAGCGTCACGTTCTACAAATGGGTAA